The following proteins are encoded in a genomic region of Montipora foliosa isolate CH-2021 chromosome 10, ASM3666993v2, whole genome shotgun sequence:
- the LOC137972521 gene encoding transcription initiation factor TFIID subunit 11-like, translating into MATSQRRQQQDKDKDSDSDDDKDDKDDKDDKDGDNGGGGGDGDGDGDDVNGNDKGNDEDDEEDKSNDEDGKVNGKVNGKDGKINNEDGKINNEDSKVNDEDEDKDDDSNGDDDDQQRTTTGSDDGNDDDGNDDDENDGDGDDGDGDNDNDNDNNRKMIIMIIIEK; encoded by the coding sequence ATGGCAACGAGTCAACGACGACAGCAACAAGACAAAGACAAGGACAGCGACAGCGACGATGACAAAGATGACAAAGACGACAAAGACGACAAAGACGGCGACAACGGAGGCGGCggcggcgacggcgacggcgacggcgacgacgTCAACGGCAACGACAAAGGCAACGACGAAGACGACGAAGAGGACAAAAGCAACGACGAAGACGGCAAAGTCAACGGCAAAGTCAACGGCAAAGACGGCAAAATCAACAACGAAGACGGCAAAATCAACAACGAAGACAGCAAAGTCaacgacgaagacgaagacaaaGACGACGACAGCAACGGTGACGATGACGACCAGCAGCGAACGACGACGGGAAGCGACGATGGAAACGACGACGACGgaaacgacgacgacgaaaacgacggcgacggcgacgatGGCGATggcgataacgataacgataacgataacaatagaaaaatgataataatgataataatagaaaaatga